One Oceanispirochaeta sp. M1 genomic window carries:
- the dxs gene encoding 1-deoxy-D-xylulose-5-phosphate synthase, with the protein MNKYPILSGINHPDQLKSLSMKQLKELAAEIRTFIIQTVSQNGGHLASNLGVVELTLAMHRVYISPRDKFIWDVGHQCYTHKLLTGRFDQFHTIRKEGGLSGFPKREESPHDIFNTGHASTSISAGIGVLIGDRLQEKQSKVLCVIGDGALTGGQALEALNFTGHIKNDLVVILNDNEMSIGKNVGAISSYMSRLALTGGYKRFRNVVDFTISHIPFFGKALLRSVYRLKRGVKGVVYKENLFTDLGFKYVGPVNGHNLEKLTDVLQHVRDIEGPVLLHVLTTKGKGYSPAEGDPSSYHGVGPFAIETGKVDPSLKTDPDQVTTTAAFGCAVMTEAEKNGNVVAVSAAMASGTGLMPFKEKYPHRFFDVGIAEAHALTFAAGQAAAGLRPVVAIYSTFMQRSVDQLIHDIALPGLPVVICMDRAGLVGDDGETHQGIFDIIMFRNVPGISFLAPLSVREIEMAMEWACASDKPVLIRYPKGVSYCSGEKQDTPLVEGKGVLVSVREKSSVLLISLGGLLEEVVAASDILEEKNISCDVYHMRFIRPLDRKSLIDLMSRYEQILFVEEGLAAGGMGEEIASMLRDESLDVLYTAMGVPSEFLSQATRKQLIKRCGLDRKSIAAKVEDVQSELRFSKVVDMVKNDKWSPHNI; encoded by the coding sequence GTGAACAAATACCCAATTCTGTCCGGTATCAATCATCCGGATCAGCTTAAAAGCCTGTCAATGAAGCAGTTGAAAGAACTTGCTGCGGAAATCAGGACCTTTATAATTCAGACTGTCAGTCAGAACGGCGGTCATCTTGCATCAAACCTCGGGGTCGTTGAACTGACCCTTGCTATGCACCGTGTCTATATATCTCCCAGGGATAAATTTATCTGGGATGTGGGACATCAGTGTTATACCCATAAACTTCTTACCGGACGTTTTGATCAGTTTCATACTATCAGGAAAGAGGGTGGACTGAGCGGTTTCCCCAAACGGGAAGAGAGTCCCCATGATATTTTCAATACAGGCCATGCCTCAACTTCCATATCAGCAGGTATCGGAGTACTCATCGGAGACCGTCTTCAGGAGAAACAATCCAAGGTCCTCTGTGTTATAGGAGATGGTGCCCTTACGGGTGGTCAGGCTCTTGAGGCTCTCAACTTTACAGGTCATATCAAGAATGATCTTGTGGTCATACTCAATGATAATGAGATGTCTATTGGTAAAAATGTGGGAGCTATCTCTTCCTACATGTCCCGTCTGGCTCTGACCGGAGGCTATAAAAGGTTCCGTAATGTCGTTGACTTTACAATCTCTCATATTCCCTTTTTCGGGAAAGCCCTTCTCCGTTCGGTATACCGTCTGAAACGGGGAGTAAAGGGTGTTGTCTATAAAGAGAATCTTTTCACGGATCTTGGTTTTAAATATGTGGGTCCTGTTAATGGTCATAATCTTGAAAAGCTGACGGATGTCCTGCAGCATGTCAGGGATATTGAAGGACCGGTACTTCTTCATGTTCTTACCACCAAAGGGAAGGGATACAGCCCTGCGGAGGGTGATCCCTCTTCCTATCACGGTGTCGGTCCTTTTGCGATTGAAACCGGCAAGGTGGATCCATCATTAAAAACTGACCCGGATCAGGTTACTACAACGGCCGCCTTTGGCTGTGCAGTTATGACCGAGGCTGAAAAGAATGGAAATGTTGTGGCTGTTTCAGCTGCCATGGCTTCGGGTACCGGGCTGATGCCTTTTAAAGAGAAATACCCCCATCGCTTTTTTGATGTGGGTATTGCCGAAGCTCATGCACTTACATTTGCAGCAGGTCAGGCGGCAGCGGGGCTCAGACCGGTTGTCGCTATCTATTCCACATTTATGCAGAGATCCGTGGATCAGTTGATTCACGATATTGCACTTCCGGGACTTCCTGTTGTGATTTGTATGGACCGTGCAGGACTTGTGGGAGATGACGGAGAAACTCATCAGGGCATTTTTGACATTATTATGTTCAGAAATGTTCCCGGTATCTCCTTTCTGGCTCCCTTGAGTGTTCGTGAGATTGAGATGGCCATGGAATGGGCCTGTGCTTCAGATAAGCCGGTTCTGATCCGTTATCCCAAGGGTGTGTCATACTGCAGCGGTGAAAAACAGGATACTCCTCTGGTGGAAGGGAAGGGTGTCCTTGTCAGTGTAAGAGAGAAGTCCTCTGTTCTGCTGATCTCCCTGGGTGGTCTTCTTGAAGAAGTTGTGGCGGCCTCAGATATACTGGAAGAAAAGAACATCAGCTGTGATGTCTACCATATGCGTTTTATCCGTCCACTGGACAGGAAATCCCTTATCGATTTAATGAGCCGCTATGAGCAGATTCTGTTTGTGGAGGAAGGGCTGGCTGCCGGTGGTATGGGCGAGGAGATCGCCTCTATGCTGCGGGATGAGAGCCTGGATGTTCTCTATACGGCAATGGGTGTTCCTTCCGAGTTTCTGTCACAGGCAACACGTAAGCAGTTGATTAAGAGATGTGGACTGGACAGGAAATCAATTGCCGCCAAAGTTGAGGACGTTCAGTCGGAACTCCGCTTCAGCAAGGTTGTGGATATGGTAAAGAATGATAAATGGAGTCCCCATAATATTTAA
- the miaA gene encoding tRNA (adenosine(37)-N6)-dimethylallyltransferase MiaA → MSTNTRNNAPLPPVICLFGPTAVGKTDLLEELFSTSGEIISADSMQVYRQLDIGSAKPEPSYLQRMPHHLINILDYKEQFNAGDFVRRAEECILDIHSRGKLPVISGGTAFYFRNFLYGLPDIPPVPEGLRDELNLRLEKEGPQALHRELETVDPETAQRLEPADRARIVRALEVFKGCGKPLSSYKAGTSPREDLEYLLIGLERPRVELYERINLRVDIMFNQGLYKEVKDLFTGGAKEDDPGMKGIGYSEFFPFLKEGCMILADVKSRIQQNSRRYAKRQMTFFRSLPEVNWFHPEDMEGLGEMINNFTKKRS, encoded by the coding sequence TTGAGTACGAATACCAGAAATAATGCCCCTCTCCCTCCTGTTATCTGCCTCTTTGGTCCGACGGCGGTAGGGAAGACGGATCTTCTGGAGGAGCTTTTCAGTACTTCCGGTGAGATTATCAGTGCCGATTCCATGCAGGTTTATCGTCAGCTGGATATCGGCAGTGCCAAACCCGAACCCTCTTACTTACAACGCATGCCTCACCACCTCATTAACATCCTGGATTATAAGGAACAGTTTAATGCCGGAGACTTTGTTCGCCGTGCGGAAGAGTGTATTCTTGATATTCACAGCAGGGGTAAACTGCCCGTAATTTCAGGCGGAACGGCATTCTATTTTAGAAATTTTCTGTATGGACTGCCTGATATACCCCCTGTACCCGAGGGCTTGAGGGATGAATTGAATCTCCGGCTGGAAAAAGAGGGGCCTCAGGCTCTTCACCGGGAGTTGGAAACTGTTGATCCTGAAACCGCACAGCGTCTGGAACCGGCAGACAGAGCCCGTATTGTCCGGGCACTGGAAGTCTTTAAAGGATGCGGAAAGCCCCTCTCCAGCTATAAAGCAGGAACATCCCCCCGTGAAGATCTGGAATATCTTTTGATCGGTCTTGAACGGCCCAGGGTTGAACTCTATGAGAGAATCAATCTGAGGGTGGATATTATGTTTAATCAGGGTCTATATAAAGAGGTAAAGGATCTTTTTACCGGTGGAGCAAAGGAAGATGATCCGGGGATGAAGGGAATCGGCTACAGTGAGTTTTTTCCTTTTCTTAAGGAGGGGTGTATGATTCTGGCAGATGTTAAATCCCGTATTCAGCAGAATTCCAGGCGTTATGCAAAGCGTCAGATGACCTTTTTTCGCTCTCTTCCGGAGGTTAACTGGTTCCATCCGGAGGATATGGAAGGCCTTGGCGAAATGATTAACAATTTTACTAAAAAGAGGTCTTGA
- a CDS encoding DNA-directed RNA polymerase subunit omega — protein sequence MPINRELIIPLGELVDYEGNMYELTNATIHRAEQISVAGSDLLEKNKGKIVSTALEEIILKKVEYEYQK from the coding sequence ATGCCCATTAATCGTGAATTAATAATTCCCCTCGGAGAACTTGTAGATTACGAAGGAAATATGTACGAATTAACTAATGCTACCATACATAGAGCTGAACAGATCTCTGTTGCCGGTAGTGATTTACTGGAAAAGAACAAAGGAAAGATTGTCTCTACTGCTTTGGAAGAAATTATTTTAAAGAAAGTTGAGTACGAATACCAGAAATAA
- a CDS encoding ammonia-forming cytochrome c nitrite reductase subunit c552, with the protein MKKIFLLFLSGLILLFLTACKPETASPEQAYQESSETLESTAASADVLGRDIVKWQEAFPLQAASNDKNHIEQSSPTGYNGSKPIQRWEWTPEIKVNFRGIAFSKDYKEDRGHVYAWEDIFETARTSEKSPGACITCKTSDLELIFDEYGWDYASMKMYDFKESGHSGIDCFSCHDPETRHLRVIQPAFIEAMAMRGKPVEEASEQDMKTYVCAQCHSEYYFEPGTTKVIFPWARGLSPEQMYSYYQEEPSGFTGDYTNPVSNTRLVKAQHPDYETFQSGIHAAAGLSCAECHMPETAVTAADGSSETITQHWITSPLQTIDTSCLSCHKGKTEDWMLQRARYIQDSVFDSLRRAGLAIEEAHLTIEKAASDGLSNLAISDAQAILREAQWYWDFTASANSTGFHNSELAHSNLSMATDLAHKSTQKILRAYNI; encoded by the coding sequence GTGAAAAAGATATTTCTTCTTTTCTTATCAGGACTTATATTATTATTCCTTACAGCATGTAAACCCGAAACTGCTAGTCCAGAACAGGCATATCAGGAGTCATCAGAGACTCTGGAATCCACCGCAGCATCGGCAGATGTACTGGGCAGAGACATTGTAAAATGGCAGGAAGCCTTTCCTCTGCAGGCAGCAAGTAATGATAAAAATCATATAGAACAATCCTCACCCACCGGATATAACGGGAGTAAACCCATTCAGAGATGGGAATGGACTCCTGAAATTAAAGTAAACTTCAGGGGCATTGCCTTCAGTAAAGACTATAAAGAAGACAGGGGACACGTATATGCCTGGGAAGATATCTTTGAAACTGCAAGAACCTCTGAAAAAAGCCCCGGCGCCTGTATCACATGTAAGACTTCAGATCTTGAACTGATCTTTGATGAATACGGCTGGGATTATGCATCCATGAAGATGTATGATTTTAAAGAGAGCGGACATTCGGGCATCGACTGCTTCAGCTGTCATGATCCTGAAACCAGGCATCTGAGAGTCATACAGCCTGCCTTTATTGAAGCCATGGCCATGAGAGGTAAACCCGTAGAAGAAGCCAGTGAACAGGATATGAAAACCTATGTCTGCGCCCAGTGCCACTCTGAATATTATTTTGAACCAGGAACAACAAAGGTGATCTTTCCCTGGGCCAGGGGACTCTCTCCTGAGCAGATGTACTCTTACTACCAGGAAGAACCTTCAGGATTTACAGGCGATTATACCAACCCTGTTTCTAATACAAGACTGGTCAAGGCTCAGCACCCCGACTACGAGACCTTCCAGTCCGGGATTCACGCGGCAGCCGGTCTCTCATGTGCAGAGTGCCATATGCCTGAGACTGCGGTAACTGCGGCCGACGGCAGCAGTGAAACCATTACCCAGCACTGGATAACCAGTCCTCTTCAAACAATCGATACATCCTGCCTGAGCTGTCATAAGGGAAAAACCGAAGATTGGATGCTCCAGAGAGCCCGTTATATTCAGGATTCAGTATTTGACAGCCTGAGACGTGCAGGACTGGCAATTGAAGAGGCTCACCTGACCATCGAAAAAGCTGCAAGTGACGGCTTATCCAACCTGGCAATCAGTGACGCCCAGGCGATCCTGAGAGAAGCCCAGTGGTATTGGGATTTTACAGCCAGCGCCAACTCCACCGGATTTCATAACTCCGAGCTGGCCCACAGCAACCTGAGCATGGCAACAGACCTGGCTCATAAGTCCACACAGAAAATACTGAGAGCCTATAATATTTAA
- the ccsA gene encoding cytochrome c biogenesis protein CcsA — protein sequence MILSLVTYIWAGLSVLLQVISFFADSLRKRLLVPVLNLSASVLLLIVLIYRSVKINYVALTGTFESLLFYAFCIFLISGFYGLQKKVKVIQVIQFFATITALALLLVASSPLVSKDLNPPVPALQSAWLILHVAFSFIGEAFFAFSFITALMALFSKDEEKMKEYDVLTYRAIIVGYPVFTIGALLFGAIWAEAAWGAFWTWDPKETWALITWLFYSLYLHFRLFAKKGVRLCSWIAVIGFLSTLFTFFGVNYLLSGLHSYR from the coding sequence ATGATTCTTAGCCTCGTGACTTATATATGGGCGGGCCTTTCTGTGCTGCTTCAGGTTATCTCCTTTTTTGCAGATAGTCTTCGTAAAAGACTTCTGGTTCCTGTTTTGAATCTGAGTGCTTCTGTACTGCTTCTGATTGTATTGATTTACCGTTCTGTAAAGATCAATTATGTAGCTCTGACAGGAACTTTTGAATCACTTCTTTTTTATGCTTTCTGTATTTTTCTGATTTCAGGTTTCTACGGCCTGCAGAAGAAGGTGAAGGTTATTCAGGTTATTCAGTTTTTCGCAACTATAACGGCTCTTGCTCTTCTGCTGGTCGCCTCTTCTCCCCTGGTATCAAAGGATTTAAATCCGCCTGTTCCTGCATTGCAGTCAGCCTGGCTTATCCTTCATGTAGCCTTCTCATTTATCGGGGAGGCTTTTTTTGCCTTCTCATTTATTACGGCCCTGATGGCTCTCTTTTCAAAGGATGAGGAGAAGATGAAGGAGTACGATGTTCTGACCTATAGAGCCATCATCGTTGGCTATCCAGTCTTTACAATCGGAGCACTGCTTTTCGGTGCCATCTGGGCAGAAGCTGCCTGGGGAGCATTCTGGACCTGGGACCCTAAAGAGACCTGGGCACTTATCACCTGGCTGTTCTATTCTCTGTATCTGCACTTCAGGCTGTTTGCCAAAAAGGGCGTACGTCTCTGTTCCTGGATAGCTGTTATCGGATTCCTTTCTACTCTTTTTACATTCTTCGGAGTCAATTACCTGTTGAGCGGACTTCACAGCTACCGCTGA
- a CDS encoding cytochrome c biogenesis protein ResB: MKKIFKAILKYISSLKLTVGVIISIIVVSIPATLIMQNQSHDFYLQRFPGNWGHLILALELDHFFSSFIFLALIGVFWINLFSCTVKRFIRQVKNLGKGLFGPDILHIGLLLLIAASLISFMTRQEGSIFLKAGDSMVLPSGRYMNMEEFIFEQYPDGRPKSWISRVNISESSDMTGEAAEIAVNRPLRIDGLVLYQASYRPSEIVGQYETGLLVTSDPGRFYILGSFFIIICGLMMIFIQSHRKKGVSNDS; encoded by the coding sequence ATGAAAAAGATTTTCAAAGCAATCCTTAAATACATATCATCTCTCAAACTCACTGTAGGGGTAATTATCAGTATTATTGTTGTCAGTATTCCGGCAACACTCATTATGCAGAATCAGAGTCATGATTTTTACCTGCAGCGATTTCCGGGGAATTGGGGACATCTTATTCTGGCCCTGGAGCTGGATCATTTCTTCTCATCTTTTATCTTTCTGGCTCTTATTGGAGTTTTCTGGATCAACCTTTTCAGCTGTACTGTTAAACGTTTCATCAGGCAGGTTAAGAACTTGGGGAAGGGACTATTCGGGCCTGACATTCTCCATATCGGATTACTACTTCTTATTGCTGCCTCTCTGATCAGTTTTATGACAAGACAGGAAGGCTCAATATTTCTGAAAGCAGGAGATTCCATGGTTCTGCCCAGTGGACGCTACATGAATATGGAAGAATTCATATTTGAACAGTATCCTGACGGAAGACCCAAAAGCTGGATCTCCAGAGTTAATATTTCTGAGTCTTCTGATATGACGGGAGAGGCTGCTGAGATTGCTGTAAACAGACCATTGAGGATTGACGGTCTTGTGCTGTATCAGGCCAGTTATCGGCCTTCAGAGATAGTGGGTCAGTATGAGACCGGACTGCTGGTCACATCTGACCCTGGAAGGTTTTATATTCTCGGCTCATTCTTCATCATTATATGCGGACTTATGATGATATTTATTCAGTCCCACCGCAAAAAGGGAGTATCAAATGATTCTTAG
- a CDS encoding PAS domain-containing protein, whose amino-acid sequence MSAGIKAENPLIDFLEGLYSGNRSRDQYEQFRPSIESADPWQVNQAIDFLIREHDDFNKIETAVARFIRACAEGLDKQTPLKLKKDHFLSLLQRENDKLTELRGRLTKLFKELTVSNPEDGKDKERRQELLLELNIIAEITAHYRKIEYPLFSAMEDCMDEFLCSKLMWHLHDLIMNGLKSLIKRLESEENPLDKEFNKVFGDIFLKMSSISYREEFILYPVVYRAVTEERFIKMLGELEEFGTSFGVPLPQSKAEKPSGSEESRGSNGTAGPEIDLSVGRLLPGQIDLLLKNLPLDMTYVDENDKVRYYSQGRERIFPRSPGIIGRDVQNCHPPSSVHVVQKIVEDFKAQRRDSAEFWIRMGEKFIHIRYFPLFEEGVYKGVIEVSQDIAPLRALEGEKRLLDD is encoded by the coding sequence ATGAGTGCAGGTATAAAAGCTGAGAATCCTCTGATTGATTTTCTTGAAGGGCTCTACAGTGGAAACAGAAGCAGAGATCAGTATGAACAATTCAGACCTTCTATTGAATCCGCAGATCCCTGGCAGGTTAATCAGGCAATTGATTTTCTGATAAGAGAGCATGACGACTTTAATAAAATTGAGACTGCCGTTGCCCGGTTTATCAGAGCATGTGCCGAAGGTCTTGACAAACAGACTCCTCTGAAACTTAAAAAAGATCACTTCCTGAGCCTTCTGCAGAGGGAAAATGACAAGCTTACTGAACTTCGCGGCAGACTGACAAAGCTTTTCAAGGAATTGACAGTATCCAACCCGGAAGATGGTAAAGATAAAGAGAGACGACAGGAGCTTCTTCTGGAGCTGAACATAATAGCAGAAATCACAGCTCACTACCGCAAGATAGAATACCCTCTGTTCTCCGCCATGGAAGACTGTATGGATGAGTTTCTATGCAGCAAACTGATGTGGCATTTACACGATCTGATAATGAATGGACTGAAGTCTCTGATCAAACGCCTTGAGAGTGAGGAAAACCCCCTTGATAAGGAGTTCAACAAAGTCTTTGGAGATATTTTCCTTAAGATGTCGTCCATATCCTATAGAGAGGAATTTATCCTCTATCCCGTTGTTTACCGTGCTGTGACGGAAGAGCGGTTTATAAAGATGCTGGGAGAACTTGAAGAGTTCGGCACTTCCTTCGGAGTGCCCCTACCTCAGTCAAAGGCTGAAAAGCCTTCAGGTTCTGAAGAATCCCGGGGATCAAATGGAACTGCGGGGCCGGAGATTGATCTCTCAGTAGGACGGCTTTTACCCGGCCAGATAGACCTGCTGCTGAAGAATCTTCCTCTGGATATGACCTATGTGGATGAGAATGACAAGGTTCGTTACTACAGCCAGGGCAGGGAGAGAATCTTCCCCCGTTCACCGGGTATCATCGGCAGGGATGTTCAGAACTGCCATCCCCCCTCCTCAGTCCATGTGGTACAGAAGATTGTAGAAGACTTTAAGGCACAGCGCCGTGATTCTGCTGAGTTCTGGATCAGAATGGGAGAAAAATTCATCCATATCCGCTACTTTCCCCTCTTTGAAGAGGGTGTTTATAAAGGTGTCATCGAGGTCAGCCAGGATATTGCCCCCCTGAGGGCTCTGGAAGGAGAGAAACGACTGCTGGATGATTAG
- a CDS encoding GNAT family N-acetyltransferase, with product MTEDLFTIESLNDESLGPYCSCLEEWSHEMKEAGDLKCRWVEKMKDRGLGVQMARNGKGEYVGMIQYVPSEFTAVEGVGNYHIHCCWVHAYKGKGVGDWRKKGIGRALLKAAEEDILSRGGKGVSAWGLSIPVWMRASWYKKQGYRAIDKDGMALLMWKPLSEDAVKPVWRKASSDLNPESDEKLKVISYINGVCPAANIGHERIKKILKDYEGPLEYSVFENIEPGDIKKRGITDALYINGKSIPLGPPPKEKMLRKVLHREMKKIRRKLRTDQGHA from the coding sequence ATGACAGAAGATCTATTTACAATTGAATCTCTGAATGATGAGAGCCTGGGGCCCTACTGCAGCTGTCTTGAAGAGTGGTCCCATGAGATGAAAGAAGCCGGAGATCTGAAATGCCGTTGGGTGGAGAAGATGAAAGACCGGGGACTGGGGGTTCAGATGGCCCGCAACGGTAAAGGGGAATACGTGGGGATGATCCAGTATGTTCCTTCAGAATTTACTGCTGTGGAGGGGGTTGGGAATTACCATATTCACTGCTGCTGGGTTCATGCCTATAAGGGAAAGGGTGTGGGAGACTGGCGGAAAAAAGGAATAGGCCGGGCCCTGCTTAAAGCGGCGGAAGAAGATATCCTCAGTCGCGGTGGAAAAGGTGTTTCTGCCTGGGGATTGAGTATCCCCGTATGGATGAGGGCATCCTGGTATAAAAAGCAGGGATATAGAGCCATAGACAAAGATGGAATGGCCCTCCTTATGTGGAAGCCTTTGTCTGAAGATGCTGTAAAACCTGTATGGCGTAAAGCATCCTCTGATCTGAATCCTGAATCTGATGAGAAACTCAAAGTCATTTCCTATATTAACGGGGTCTGTCCCGCGGCAAATATCGGCCACGAAAGGATCAAAAAGATTCTGAAAGATTATGAAGGTCCTCTTGAATATTCAGTATTTGAAAATATTGAGCCCGGGGATATTAAGAAAAGAGGAATTACCGACGCCCTATATATCAATGGTAAAAGCATCCCCCTTGGTCCACCGCCGAAGGAGAAAATGCTCAGGAAAGTGCTACATAGGGAAATGAAGAAGATAAGGAGAAAATTGAGAACCGATCAGGGTCACGCATAA
- a CDS encoding nodulation protein NfeD: protein MFRRLFFLSSLFFILSSQVPAVETPSSSEAPVFIIPVNEEISPFLVVFLKRSILKAEAAEASLIIFELNTFGGRVDSALEITSLIGSVQWAETVAYIPSGAGGTGVSWSAGALISFSCDSIYMDSGTSIGAAAPVYQSAEGMVMAEEKVVSAVRGQMSALAEKNGYSSSIALAMVDPDIELYEVDTGESMILLTPDEIAEAERISGVAPVQGKLVSAVGKLLTLTAGEMEKYGVSSATVSGRADLHKLLSVDNDSLVILEKTNADWVIAFLSSAAVASLLVMLGMVALYMEVTSPGFGVPGTIALICFAIVFASSTLIGNLGSLELILFMLGVVLLLIEVFIIPGFGVTGVSGIILILLALVLTRQDFVIPEFTWQWDLFRKNLLFVSLSLVGSLILIGVLMVTLPHSHLFGRLVLKNTSPAMKKIEESEEEEISSGARAVALTNLRPVGKADFNGKVLVVQTDGEFIEKDSQIIVVRKEGLRLVVKRG, encoded by the coding sequence ATGTTCAGAAGATTATTTTTCCTTTCTTCACTTTTTTTCATCCTCTCTTCTCAAGTCCCAGCTGTAGAAACGCCTTCGTCTTCGGAAGCCCCCGTATTTATTATTCCTGTCAATGAAGAGATAAGCCCCTTTCTTGTCGTATTTCTCAAAAGAAGCATTTTGAAGGCAGAGGCTGCAGAAGCCTCTCTTATCATCTTCGAATTAAACACTTTTGGGGGAAGAGTGGATTCGGCTCTGGAGATTACATCACTTATAGGTTCCGTCCAATGGGCTGAGACTGTAGCCTATATTCCCTCGGGAGCGGGAGGGACCGGTGTAAGCTGGTCTGCAGGGGCACTGATATCCTTTTCATGTGACAGCATTTATATGGACTCGGGGACCTCGATCGGTGCTGCGGCTCCTGTTTATCAGAGTGCCGAAGGTATGGTTATGGCCGAAGAAAAGGTTGTGAGCGCTGTCCGTGGACAGATGTCGGCCCTTGCCGAGAAGAACGGCTACTCCTCATCTATTGCTCTTGCCATGGTTGATCCGGATATTGAACTGTATGAAGTGGATACAGGAGAGAGCATGATCCTCCTGACTCCTGATGAGATAGCAGAAGCTGAAAGAATCAGCGGAGTAGCACCGGTTCAGGGAAAGCTTGTTTCCGCAGTAGGAAAACTCCTTACCCTCACGGCAGGAGAGATGGAGAAGTACGGGGTCTCATCGGCAACCGTTTCAGGCAGAGCAGATCTGCATAAACTCCTTTCTGTTGATAATGACTCTCTGGTTATTCTCGAAAAAACAAATGCCGACTGGGTAATTGCCTTTCTAAGCAGTGCAGCCGTTGCCAGCCTGCTTGTGATGCTGGGAATGGTCGCCTTGTATATGGAAGTAACGAGTCCCGGTTTCGGTGTACCCGGAACCATAGCCCTGATCTGTTTTGCCATTGTCTTTGCCTCAAGTACATTAATCGGGAATCTGGGATCACTGGAACTGATCCTTTTTATGCTGGGGGTAGTTCTTCTTCTTATTGAAGTTTTCATAATACCCGGATTCGGAGTTACAGGAGTCAGCGGAATCATTCTGATCCTCCTCGCTCTTGTTTTAACACGGCAGGATTTTGTGATCCCCGAGTTTACATGGCAGTGGGATCTGTTCAGAAAGAATTTGCTCTTTGTATCCCTGAGTCTGGTAGGGTCCCTGATACTTATCGGGGTATTGATGGTCACACTCCCCCACTCCCATCTCTTCGGAAGACTTGTATTAAAGAATACCAGCCCGGCGATGAAAAAGATTGAAGAGTCAGAGGAAGAAGAGATCAGCAGTGGTGCACGAGCTGTAGCACTGACCAATCTGAGACCTGTGGGAAAGGCCGATTTTAATGGAAAAGTACTGGTTGTTCAGACAGACGGCGAATTTATAGAAAAAGATTCACAGATCATTGTTGTACGTAAAGAGGGACTGCGTCTGGTAGTCAAAAGAGGTTGA
- the floA gene encoding flotillin-like protein FloA (flotillin-like protein involved in membrane lipid rafts), which yields MIIALYIVIGLFSLLILMVFIMFFGLWFRALISGAPVKMSRIIGMWIRKVKSKVVVDSRIMLVKAGLDMDSDLLETHLLAGGDIIRVSKALIAANKATLDLSFSKAAAIDLAGRDVLEAVKTCVNPKVIDCPSPEKGKEAISAVAKDGIQLMAKARVTVRTNIERLIGGATEETIIARVGEGIVTTIGSAATYKDVLENPDNISKTVLAKGLDAGTAFEILSIDIADIDVGSNIGAKLQADQAEADMRRFQAVAEQRRAAAKAREQEMMAEIQENRAKVVLAEVEIPKAISDSFRKGNLGIMDYYRMNNVKADTSMRNSIGGDMNKDESK from the coding sequence ATGATTATTGCACTGTATATTGTTATTGGACTTTTCAGTCTTCTGATCCTGATGGTTTTTATCATGTTCTTCGGTCTGTGGTTTCGGGCTCTTATATCAGGAGCTCCTGTAAAGATGAGCAGAATCATAGGAATGTGGATCAGGAAAGTAAAATCAAAAGTTGTTGTAGACAGCCGTATAATGCTGGTAAAAGCCGGTTTGGATATGGATTCAGATCTATTGGAAACCCACCTACTGGCAGGTGGAGATATCATCCGTGTAAGTAAGGCTCTGATCGCAGCCAATAAGGCAACTTTGGACCTCTCCTTTTCCAAAGCCGCAGCCATAGACCTGGCAGGAAGGGATGTCCTGGAAGCGGTAAAGACCTGTGTAAACCCGAAGGTAATCGACTGTCCCAGTCCGGAAAAAGGCAAAGAGGCCATATCAGCAGTTGCAAAGGATGGGATTCAGCTGATGGCCAAAGCCCGTGTAACTGTACGTACCAATATAGAACGCCTTATCGGGGGAGCTACAGAAGAGACAATTATAGCCCGTGTAGGTGAAGGGATTGTAACTACCATCGGATCCGCTGCGACCTATAAAGATGTGCTGGAGAATCCGGACAATATCTCAAAAACAGTCCTGGCGAAAGGGCTGGATGCGGGAACAGCCTTTGAAATTCTTTCCATAGATATTGCAGATATAGATGTGGGTTCCAATATCGGAGCCAAGCTTCAGGCAGACCAGGCCGAAGCGGATATGAGACGTTTTCAGGCTGTTGCAGAACAGCGACGTGCCGCAGCAAAGGCAAGAGAACAGGAAATGATGGCAGAGATTCAGGAAAACAGAGCCAAGGTTGTCCTGGCTGAAGTGGAGATACCAAAAGCGATATCCGACTCATTCCGCAAGGGGAATCTGGGAATCATGGATTATTACAGAATGAACAATGTCAAGGCGGATACTTCCATGAGAAACAGCATCGGAGGCGATATGAATAAGGATGAGAGTAAGTAA